AAAGCATgtcaaaatgttattttttaacaaattaactAAAGTCCTAAAAATATTCAACCAAAAGAAACCAAGGCAGCAATATAAAACTTAAAAGCCTCTTTTTTTGTCAAATAGATTAAAACTCAAGGCACAAAATGCTCAGAAAACTCAAACTAAGGATTGTTTTGCAGTATCTATGGTTACGACCTTCAAACACTTCAACATCCTGAGCTTGCTATTGGTTTACGCAAGAACCAATCATTAGCTCGGAAATGATTGGCTTACCAATTCTCAacacaagagaaaagaaaacctCTGGGCTTGTGTAAGGAGAAAATAGATTGAACGTAAAGCATCGATGGAAGGGGTTATAAACGAATCGCCTCGTGAAATGTTAAATTATCAGTAGTTGTTGAAAGCCTTACTTGGCGTTTGCTTCCAAGACTTAACAATGGTATCGTTGAAATTCGCTGCAGTTATTTCTCTCCTGTATTTCACCATTTTCGTGAACGCTGGTAGAAAGCCAACTTGCAAGACTCTTCTTGAAAACATGAACAGCCTGTGTCAAGGTACGTTCACAAATGTTTCTACTTGTGTATCGCATGGTTTAAATCTGTCGTTTTCGGTCATTGTAAAGATCTAAATAATGAACAGCAAACAACGTAATGTGATTTTTATGAGCAGATGCTCTATCTGACAACTGTGATGGGACAGATGTCTGTACAGCCATTAAGACTTTGGGAATGAAGTTGGAAGAGAAGTTGGAAAATCTCTACTCCCTGGTAGAAAACATCTCAATGTCGTTGCAGCCCCCGCCAGGTAAACTTGGAGTAATACATCTCATTGGCTCTTCAGTTTATCGTTTCTTTGTTCCTTTTTTGTAACGAGTGCTTTATTTGAGTTGTATTTTGTTCAGTTACAGCCTCTTCTTGCAAGGAACTGTATGACAGCGGGTAAGTTAACAGTTTAAATCTTTTTGACATTTTATTTTCACCATCAGTTCTGATAAGGCCtatgacacttataagtagtgGGGAGGCACTGAGAAGCTTCTCTATGTTGGTATCGAAAATGTAGATGTCCTCGCTAGAAACCACTGATCGATTTTTGTCATGGGAGCAGTGTTTTGTCCTTTTTCCAATGAATGGAATTAAAGTTGGGATCAGATCATGAATAGTTCAAAAACAACGATTTGCATGCTTTAAAATTAACCTCTCcaatagcctgcgagcaggccctccgagggactggggttgcggtagaatgagggcctgcccgcatggctttgtattttgaatgtcacgtccaaattttggacgcaaaatactgattggctgaaattaagggcgcgttcgattgacgctATTCCGTAATAAGAATAcgaggagtgatgattaaaacggtatgtttggcgcgtttcgaagcagcaaggatgacaaaaatatgtttaaaatagcattttagaggatgtttgacaattttcatttgaatctccgtaaaaacgaaggatttctaacttatattccatatacactgtattcctattccggaatacggtcaatcgaacgcaccctaaattacctcgtgacgtcactattgacaagctccgacaacaagaaagcctcttcgcttcgcagagagatgaggtggtcagaaatgcgtcggagaaaattgtagaatgttgcaatttaccataactttacataattaaaggtcgggcaacgcgatgcaatggcttctctactggaaggaaggaagttctatATCTTTTATCCACGGGATTTGGGAAAAGTcttatttcccaactgtttttcgtagcggccaaaatacaacgagggcgacttcatgtcaccgcggtagtttcctgtcctcggcaaagcattatcgctgatcacatttggacaaacatgggcctttcggctgcctctgctgctgatttaacgatagagaacgatagaggaactctacacgattttagcaagtatttgcttaagccgaaaaggcggctccacaaatgattcctcgatctcctcgtaactccgcaatactccgatacacttgaaaacaaaatattccaattttcaaattattgaattagtaAAATTTATATCTATAACCACAAATACTCGATaaacctttgaaataaaatagTGTAGGTATCAGAATATCTGTCTAGTATTACAGTGTGATGTAGCAGTTGTAATGTCTGTATTTcgttaaaataaattaaaaaaagataactccgcttcgctttaccgaaatttggcagcagttgtggtcgacgagtctcacacagtggagatgcagtcagggaaaacgaatttctctattacgattcccgtcgtttgaagtttgtgtgctaaatttttccctgacgATCGAAAGACATTTTCCGCGGAAGGGAgttcgacgaattaccgtactgaatattcagctacgTTTTACAGCATCAGGAATAGTTGCTAGGTTTTTCTGGCGAaggcttccttcctttacagtttttttatttttatttttgagtTTCTGCCccgagaaaatttaaatacacaAAGCGTGGCTTTCTGTTTTCGGTGTTtctttcaatgtttacttcgggtgcgcgctgattggctaatttttgacagctctctctCAGCctgacatcaggaggcggcattcaaaatattctctcccaccgaagagagagagcctgctctcAGGCTACCTCTCCAAGGGAAGCTTTCACTGACTTCGAATTGATAAGCAATGATACACAGTAGCATCGTGAGATAAAACCTGaaatatcttttttccttcttcagtTTGCGAGAAAATAAAGCCTACATGCTGCCGACTGACATTGGAAAAATCCCTGTGTATTGTCACATGACAAGCGACGTTGGCGAATGCGGTGGTGGAGGATGGACGCTGGTGATGAAAATTAATGGTAGCAAGGTATAACAAAGACGAAAGCAAAGATCCAGGTTTATTTAGTCTCATATTACACCCATTGACATTTGACGTAATTaaaggacgtttagtttgttaaGGATAAAAGGCGGATGTCAAATAGTTGTCGTTGTTCAGTTGCTTGtcaaagttttgaaatcttGTCTTTTGTCTTTGCAGCGAACCTTTCACTACGACGCCGACTTCTGGGAAAACACCAAAGAGTTCAACCTTCCTGGAGGAGAGACTGGGTTTGACTCACAAGAGACTAAGTTACCGACCTACTGGGAGACACCCTTCTTCAAGATCTGTCTCGGTATGAAGTACGGCCAACAGATCAAGTACATCGTCATCAACAAACAGGCCGACTCTCTGTACTCACTGATCGCTGACCGCCAACACCGCGCCACCTCACTGAGCCGTGAAAAATGGAAGTCGCTGCTTGGTCCAGAGGGCTCCTTACAGCCACACTGTGAGACGCAAGGCTTCAATGCTGTGGGCACTAATTCTGGCCTCGCTAAAGCTAGAATCGGTATCGTTGCTAATCAGGAAAATAATTGCAACACCTGTGACTCCCGAATTGGGTTTGGTACAGGAGGAGCCCATGATGACTCTAACACATGTGGAAACGAGGCAACCCACTCACCAGATAATGGAGACAAACACATCAAAGCCTTTGGATACATCTTAGTGCAGTGAGAAGGATGGCCTCTTCGCCTTTAAAGCGAAACATAATCTGCTGTTTAGTTAACTGCCGATTAGTCCAGCAGTTTTTGTGGGTAGATTTTCTGGGAAAGAGAGTGctgtaaaacaaagaaaacatggtGGTGGCATTAAATAGTATTTCTGACTTACGGTATTTTATAGTGTTTTGTATCAGTTGTTGAGTAAACTTGGCACTTCTGGGAGAACGCAATCTCATATATAATACCTACAATTTTCTGGGGTGCACACAGAAGTATCAAAAGCAACACCCCGAATGAGCAGcctatttgttttaaaaaactggaaaaaactgCCAGTATTTGTGTTGACACAGAAACTGAAAATTTCTTCATTCTTTGGACGAATTATTCTGAAATATTCCACGACAAGAAAACGCTGATCAAGATGGTCATTAGAAAATGACAACAACCAGTTTGAAAGTAAATTGAAGACAATTTATAAATGATTATTCCATTCTATTCAGCTTCGCTTCGATCAGCcgattagaaaaaaaattgtccgaTCTGCAAAAGTAATTCCGTGTCCGAGAGGGCTGGGAGCAAATGCCTGGTAATCGATCTTTTCTTTGTAGCTAATATTCGACCCACTCAACTGTGGTTGCCTCGGTAGCGCAGTGGATAGAGCAGTGGTAAGAGAGTGAATTCCCCACATAGGCCTCATACCAAAaataatccctcttaagttataatTAACTTTAGACATTGTTCAATGTTCTTCTAGGATCGATGTTACTAGCGCGATGCGTGGAGAGTCAAGCGACGTTTTCGCAACAAGCTGAGACAAATTGGCGGGACAGTagcaaaaagtcattttatattctttgattttcaaggGAAGTTTCATTACAAATCACAACTGCAACGACAACGAGTACAGTGGCTGTGTAGGCGTTGTCCGTTTTGTAAACGGTCGGTGCCATTTTCGCGACACTTAGAAACTTTTTCAGCTATTAgcaaattcttctctactgaattgaagaaaaaggaaattgtgtaaataaccacccagaattgaaccccgaaCCTCTGTTTTCTAATTTCCCTCTTATACCACTACACTACAAGATTGATCTGCCAAATTTCCCcaaaatttaattataaaacTTGACTTTCTTAAATGTTAATGATAGAGTTGCCCCAAACAACAAATAAAAGCTAACCGCAAGAAAACCAGTGTGAATATGAACAATTAAGCATTTGCTGACTGCATTAAAACTCCATCAACAAATTAGAACCCATTTCTACCTTGTCCAGGCCTAAACTAGAACAGATACAGCATCGTCTATTCCCAAAGACTAGGTTGCCAATAATGGCGTCGACAGTTAACAACGGCATCGACCCTTTACGAAACGGAAATCAACCCTTTATCCTTTATAAgtctttgtctttttctttgccgttctttacaaaacaacaaaatgttgGCTCTGAACTTTACCTTCACAAttgttatgattttttttaaaaattgctaaCAGGAcatcgtgtcgtccaattcagtGGTGATTAACAAATCGGACTTCCGCTACGCGGTCGCCTGATTTTattaatcactcgtatgattacagccgaaccgaattggactccactcagtcctattacgaTTATTAATCGGTGCCTGATCACGTGGGCGTCCAATAACCTTCATTCAATTTGAACTTTTCGTaattggatacctgtaattgCACACCTACGTGACTTGCACGTCAATTACGCGctctttaaggtgattcctcagaaataAAAGTTACCgatgaatatttttcaaactttccctgaatgttctctaccaagcaATGTTTcgaaaaatacaataaaaatgataggTCACCATTCTCGTTTAAGAGATGTGTTGGGCCAATCTTATCCCATTTATGCCTGTACTCGTGCTAAACACGCGCGTTATTCATCGGTCCACgttacattttgcggtagctcgAAACATAGTTTATAAAAGTAATACTCGGGAAAAAACTTGACAAGTAGAAAGTGTCGAGCATATAGAACATTATCATATAACATTTGTGGAAACATCACTCTATTTAAAACGACGTGGAAAGCGTGAAAGCGTTTGTAGAGTCGTTATCTTCGCGGGTCATAATTTGCATCACGGTTTTGTACACTCTTTCACCTatacctttttttccttccgataaatttttttagttttcttttttaattaaggAGGCTAATGTGTACACTATTATTAAGCCataaaaaatataggtcaccatgctcgtttaaaagaaaacgaacaTTTATTTTGATATCGAGCTTAGcttgagggaaatttctttcgtTGTGTACGTGCTCGCGCTAatttgcgcgcgctaatgacgcgaaaatcgtgcgcagtaggcacaatactgaggaatcaccttaatggTTTCCTTTACACTGTTTTCTAAAGTTTTCAAACTTTATGAAAAGCGTTACATACGTTTCCGCTCAAACGAAGTCTCAAaagacatttttaatttttataagtACGATTAATTCGGAATTGGACCTCGtgtcgtacaattcagggagtaatcgtgCACAGGAAtcaaaataaacatattttggTAAAATGTGATGCATAGGTTCTGATGTCCAAATACATATAGGTTATTGACCAAGTTTTTTccgtcaagatggctggatattgacCTCGTTCCTTTTTTGCGAGTTTATGGACCTTGACAGCtggtaaaaataattattaacaatcaatagatttttttaaaaaggaattTTGTAGCTATGGTGATTTCAccaacgactagacacttaaataaagttcctttcctttccttttctttcctagCTATTTGCCTGCACTATTTAGCTACTCAAAACAAACCGATACCGTAGGCTTTTGAACTTGATGGGAGGTAATAAAAACTTCAACGATCAATATTCTCTAACGAGTATCTATGGTTACTTTACCGACCTTCAAACACTTCAACATCCTGAGCTTGCTATTGGTTTTTTGGTCGTAACAAACGCAAGAACCAATTATTAGCTAGGAAATGATTGGCTTACCAATTCTCAACGCAAGACAAAAGAAAAGCTCTGGGCTTGTGTAAGGAGAAAATAGATTGAACGTAAAGCATCGATGGAAGGGGTTATAAGCGAATGGGCTCTTGAAATGTTAAATTATCAGTAGTTGTTGAAAGCCTTACATACCGCTTGCTTCCAAGACTTAACAATGGTAACGTTGAAATTCGCTGCATTCATTTGCCTCGTGTATTTCACCATTTTCGTGAACGCTGGTAGAAAGCCAACTTGCAAGACTGGCCTTAAAAAGTTGGATAAGATGGAAAGCTTATGTCAAGGTACGTCCAGAAATGTTTTCTACTTGTGTATCGAATTAATGGTTTAAATCTGTTGTTTTCGGTCATTGTAAATAACTAAATGGTGAGCAGCAAACAACGTAATGTGATTTTTATGAGCAGATGCCCAATCTGACTACTGTGATGGGACAGATGTCTGTCAGCCATTAAGACTTTGGGAATGAATTTGGAAGAGAAGTTGGAAAATCTCTACTTCCTCGTTGAAAACATGTAAATGTCGCTTAAAGTTGGGAACAGATCATGAATGGTTCAAAAACAACGATTTGCATTCTTTATAATTAACCTCTCCAAGGAAAGCTCAGTTCACTGATTTCGAGTTGATAAGCAATGATACACAGTAGCGTTGTATGATAAAACCTGAAATATCTTTTTTCATTCTTCAGTTTGCGAGAAAATAAAGCCTACATGCTGCCGACTGACATTGGAAAAATTCCTGTGTATTGTCACATGAAAAGCGACGTTGCCGAATGCGGTGGTGGAGGATGGACACTGGTTGTTATGGTTTTCTTGTGCGTTTACCATATATAGTAATCACATGCGCACGCATAGATGGAATAAAACGTGTTTGTAGTGATCCGCCAAGCTGTCTTGGTGTGTTCTCCGATATCCTGTCAGTACATAACAaatttggcgacgaggatgggatcTTAAGGAATATTTTACTGTGAAAAAGTGAAGACATTCCTAAACTAGTTCCACATGACGTTTCAAGATGCCAAACGAGTCTGATGCGGCATCGAATCCAGTTCGTAACCTTGGGAAAGTTCAGAAGTTTATAGTGGGAGCTGACTTCGAGGCTTATGCAGAACAGCTAGATGGAGTGACCGACTCGAAACAGAAAAAGGCCGTCCTGTTAACTAATTTGCCCACTGAAACGTACCAACTGGCGAAAGATTTGATGGCCCCGATATTGTTAAGAAAAGAGTCTCTCACGAACGACACGATCGTAGAGCGTCTCCAAAAGCAATTGAAGCCCCAGAAATCGGCTTCAGTCGCCAGGTATGAGTTTGACAACCGAGCACGTAACGCAGGTGAAACGGTGAGTCAGTGTGTTGCTCTCTTAAGTAAAGCATCTAGCTACGGATTGCAACTTTAATGATGCCATGCGTTTGGAAAGGCTCAGAGATGGATTGATTTCGGGTATTCGAGATAAGAGAATGATGTCAGAGCTTTTGAAACTCAGACTCGAGGAACTGACATTTGACATTGCTGTAACGAAGTGCATTGCTATTGAGCAATCTTACAAGGATGTTGAAGCTCTCCAGGGGGGTAAAGAGTCAAACCCAGTTGATTTGTTATCCAAGTCAAAACATAGCAAGAAGCCGAAACCTAAGAAAGAAGTCAAGCCTTCAGGGAAAAGGGGTTCCCCATCCTCTAAAGAGCCGGGTGATCAAAGTCGCTAAAGCTGTTTGGGAAATCATGATCATAAACGTTGTCCGTttctaaaggaaaaatgtcaccACTGTAACAAGACCAGCAATATTGCAAGGGCTTGCAAATCCAAGGAAAGGGAGACACAAGCTGCCCACCCCCCTGTACATTATGTGGACGGTAATGACGGGGACAGCACTGATTATTTGGGATCCCTAGAGGTTTATAATGTGAGCGATAAGGATCACGTCATATGGGTCAGCCCCGAAGTACAGGGAAGGGTGGTCAAGATGGAACTAGACACAGGTTCAGCTGTGTCCGTACTCTCATACAAACAGTATAAGGAATACTTTGGTCACCAGAAGCTTGCAAAGAGCATTCTaacactgatggaaatgggcccacacaaggacagagaaaaactctgcccacgacccacgacctggtgggcccatttccatcagtagggctaacgctcacgtggttcatatgggattgaaatctagcacttcacattacactctattcagttaactctgtttaaaatataagtgctacacggccaacgtttgtataaacgtaacctttcgtTGTAACCCTACAAGTGGTTGAGACACCGGGACCAGCATTGTTTGGGGGTGACTGGCTCTCCCAACTTCAGCTGAACTGGCGTGAAATCAAAGTTCTTAAGCTTAGCAAGACTCCAGAAGGGGTTATGCAACAAAAAGTTGATCTGTTGTTGCAGCAGTACCAGTCTGTATTTTCTGAGGGTGTTGGTACACTTAAAGGCCACAAGGCTTATTTGAAGATCGAAGAGGGCTGCCAGCCTCGCTTTCATAAGCCACGTCAAGTTCCATATGCACTTCGCCCCAAGGTTGAAGCAGAATTGACACGTTTAGAGAAGAACGGTATTCTTTCTGAGATAGAATACAGTGAATGGGCTACCCCGATTGTCCCAGTAGTTAAGCGAAACGGATCAGTGCGCGTGTGTGGCGATTTCAAGGTCTCAGTCAATCCGGTACTTCTTGCAGAACAGTATCCTCTGCCACGCATTgaggat
Above is a window of Montipora capricornis isolate CH-2021 chromosome 6, ASM3666992v2, whole genome shotgun sequence DNA encoding:
- the LOC138051801 gene encoding uncharacterized skeletal organic matrix protein 5-like; translation: MVSLKFAAVISLLYFTIFVNAGRKPTCKTLLENMNSLCQDALSDNCDGTDVCTAIKTLGMKLEEKLENLYSLVENISMSLQPPPVTASSCKELYDSGLRENKAYMLPTDIGKIPVYCHMTSDVGECGGGGWTLVMKINGSKRTFHYDADFWENTKEFNLPGGETGFDSQETKLPTYWETPFFKICLGMKYGQQIKYIVINKQADSLYSLIADRQHRATSLSREKWKSLLGPEGSLQPHCETQGFNAVGTNSGLAKARIGIVANQENNCNTCDSRIGFGTGGAHDDSNTCGNEATHSPDNGDKHIKAFGYILVQ